From the Montipora capricornis isolate CH-2021 chromosome 2, ASM3666992v2, whole genome shotgun sequence genome, one window contains:
- the LOC138038182 gene encoding uncharacterized protein: MAVSLFWLVLFLAVPFHSIGAPAEEKILTKTRAVLQKIDIASNGGRKRLGDLIFETRRAYAKEFFGDPLEFRQVEIRGLERLGQDMTIKTFVKEAYKQLSIFYAVLQDILDHWPHGFERSGSKLLLQKISDIKKKIGELKDDARKPVLWFSARDSAAGSVFPSTNISQPIEVWNQSAYRQKKWILGVLGEVDTSMRYLLTEITNFSRAKNRR, translated from the exons ATGGCAG TATCATTGTTTTGGCTCGTTTTGTTCCTCGCCGTTCCTTTTCATTCTATTGGAGCTCCTGCTGAAGAGAAAATACTGACAAAGACCAGAGCTGTTCTTCAAAAAATAGACATAGCTTCTAACGGAGGCCGGAAAAGGCTGGGAGACTTAATCTTTGAAACTAGAAGGGCATAT GCAAAGGAATTTTTTGGAGATCCTCTTGAGTTCAGACAAGTTGAAATACGTGGACTGGAACGGTTGGGCCAAGACATGACG ATAAAAACCTTTGTAAAGGAAGCATACAAACAGCTTTCTATATTCTACGCTGTCCTTCAAGACATATTGGATCATTGGCCTCATGGTTTCGAAAGAAGCGGCAGTAAACTACTTTTGCAAAAGATTTCAGATATAAAGAAAAAGATTGGAGAGCTTAAAGACGATGCGAGGAAACCAGTC CTTTGGTTTAGTGCACGTGACTCCGCAGCCGGTAGTGTCTTCCCATCAACCAACATTTCACAGCCAATTGAAGTGTGGAACCAGTCTGCGTATCGACAGAAGAAGTGGATATTGGGAGTTCTTGGAGAAGTTGATACAAGCATGCGCTACTTACTCACTGAGattacaaatttttcaagagcTAAAAACCGACGATAA